From Streptomyces sp. NBC_00775, one genomic window encodes:
- a CDS encoding helix-turn-helix domain-containing protein: protein MAGAAADRRPASSTAAAVGAQIRRRREQRGMSGSELARRAGLSKATLSQLEAGKGNPTIETLDALAVALRIPLTDLLTRDTDPGPVFVAGTATVEGEVGRELLRRISSGNSLEIWRLRMPPGTELEGVPHATGTVEHLLVASGHVTAGPADAPHRLGPGDLLAFAGDAPHIYRTGTDAADITVVIASPIIN from the coding sequence ATGGCGGGGGCAGCGGCCGACCGGCGGCCGGCCAGCAGCACCGCCGCCGCGGTGGGCGCGCAGATCCGGCGGCGCCGTGAGCAGCGCGGCATGAGCGGTTCCGAGCTGGCCCGGCGCGCCGGTCTGAGCAAGGCGACGCTGTCACAGCTGGAGGCCGGCAAGGGCAATCCCACGATCGAGACACTCGACGCGCTCGCCGTCGCGCTGCGGATTCCGCTGACCGACCTGCTGACCCGGGACACCGATCCCGGCCCGGTGTTCGTGGCCGGTACGGCCACGGTGGAAGGCGAGGTCGGACGGGAACTGCTGCGCCGGATCAGCAGCGGCAACAGCCTGGAGATCTGGCGGCTGCGGATGCCGCCGGGCACCGAACTGGAGGGCGTGCCGCACGCGACCGGGACGGTCGAGCACCTGCTGGTCGCCTCCGGTCACGTCACCGCCGGACCCGCCGACGCCCCCCATCGCCTGGGCCCGGGAGATCTCCTGGCCTTCGCCGGAGACGCCCCCCACATCTACCGCACCGGCACGGATGCCGCGGACATCACCGTCGTCATCGCTTCGCCCATCATCAACTGA
- the paaD gene encoding 1,2-phenylacetyl-CoA epoxidase subunit PaaD: MVTVLTDVRRARHIAEQVPDPELPMLTLADLGVLREVSLGPDGTVVASLTPTYSGCPAMAEMRAGVAARLKDAGYARVEIRTVLDPPWSSDWITPTGRRKLAEHGIAPPGAAPRRTAGPVPLVLTPARRTVACPRCGSVDTEETSRFAATSCKALWRCRACLEPFEYVKEI, encoded by the coding sequence ATGGTGACCGTACTGACCGACGTGCGGCGGGCCCGGCACATCGCCGAGCAGGTGCCGGACCCCGAGCTGCCCATGCTGACGCTGGCCGACCTGGGCGTGCTGCGCGAGGTGTCGCTCGGCCCCGACGGCACGGTCGTCGCGAGCCTGACGCCGACCTACTCGGGCTGTCCGGCAATGGCGGAGATGCGGGCGGGTGTCGCCGCGCGGCTGAAGGACGCGGGGTACGCGCGCGTGGAGATCCGCACCGTGCTCGACCCGCCGTGGTCCAGTGACTGGATCACCCCGACGGGCCGCCGCAAGCTCGCCGAACACGGGATCGCCCCGCCCGGCGCCGCACCCCGTCGGACCGCCGGTCCGGTACCGCTGGTGCTGACCCCCGCCCGCCGGACGGTGGCCTGCCCGCGCTGCGGCTCGGTGGACACGGAGGAGACGTCCCGCTTCGCCGCCACGTCCTGCAAGGCGCTGTGGCGTTGCCGCGCCTGCCTGGAACCGTTTGAGTACGTCAAGGAGATCTGA
- the paaA gene encoding 1,2-phenylacetyl-CoA epoxidase subunit PaaA, translating into MTTTHSAAASADGVGPAAEEQLQEHFDATIARDQRVEPRDWMPDGYRKTLIRQIAQHAHSEIIGMQPEGDWITRAPSLRRKAILFAKVQDEAGHGLYLYSAAETLGADRADLTERLIEGRQKYSSIFNYPTLSFADVGVIGWFVDGAAICNQVPLCRSSYGPYARSMVRICKEESFHQRQGYELLLTMMRGTDAQRAMVQDAVDRWWWPSLMMFGPPDDNSPNSAQSMAWKIKRHSNDELRQRFVDMTVPQAEKLGVILPDPGLRWNEERGHHDFGTPDWDELMRVIKGDGPCNAERIARRRTAHEEGAWVREAATAHAAKQNERARKEAAA; encoded by the coding sequence ATGACCACGACACACTCCGCCGCCGCGAGCGCCGACGGCGTCGGGCCGGCGGCCGAAGAGCAGCTCCAGGAGCACTTCGACGCGACCATCGCGCGCGACCAGCGGGTCGAGCCGCGCGACTGGATGCCGGACGGCTACCGCAAGACGCTCATCCGGCAGATCGCCCAGCACGCGCATTCGGAGATCATCGGCATGCAGCCGGAGGGCGATTGGATCACCCGCGCGCCGTCGCTGCGCCGCAAGGCCATCCTGTTCGCCAAGGTCCAGGACGAGGCCGGACACGGGCTGTACCTGTACTCGGCGGCGGAGACCCTGGGCGCCGACCGCGCGGACCTCACCGAGCGGCTGATCGAGGGCCGGCAGAAGTACTCGTCGATCTTCAACTACCCCACCCTGAGCTTCGCCGACGTCGGCGTGATCGGCTGGTTCGTCGACGGCGCGGCGATCTGCAACCAGGTACCGCTGTGCAGGAGTTCGTACGGGCCGTACGCGCGCTCGATGGTGCGGATCTGCAAGGAGGAATCCTTCCACCAGCGCCAGGGGTACGAGCTGCTGCTGACGATGATGCGCGGCACCGACGCCCAGCGGGCGATGGTCCAGGACGCGGTGGACCGCTGGTGGTGGCCGTCGCTGATGATGTTCGGTCCGCCCGACGACAACTCGCCCAACTCGGCCCAGTCCATGGCCTGGAAGATCAAGCGGCACTCGAACGACGAGCTGCGCCAGCGCTTCGTGGACATGACCGTCCCGCAGGCCGAGAAGCTGGGCGTGATCCTGCCCGACCCCGGGCTGCGCTGGAACGAGGAGCGCGGACACCACGACTTCGGCACCCCGGACTGGGACGAGCTGATGCGCGTCATCAAGGGCGACGGACCGTGCAATGCCGAGCGGATCGCCCGGCGGCGCACAGCCCACGAGGAGGGCGCCTGGGTCCGCGAGGCGGCCACCGCCCACGCGGCCAAGCAGAACGAGCGAGCCCGGAAGGAAGCGGCGGCATGA
- a CDS encoding 3-hydroxyacyl-CoA dehydrogenase family protein, with protein MSSAAMSTPSAPAVVGVIGGGRMGAGIAQSFAAAGSSVTVVESGERAAAAALERVATGMERAAGRGRLSEPAADALGRVSVVGSVDELPRTCGLVVEAVPEDASLKARLLTAAERVVSPATVLASNTSSLSVTDLAAALSRPGRFLGMHFFNPVPASELIEIVVAPETGEETLRLALDWTRALGKKDVVVKDSPGFASSRLGVTLGLEAIRMVEEGVAEPEAIDDAMSLGYRHPMGPLRLTDLVGLDVRLAIAEHLHATLGERFAPPRLLRDKVARGELGRKTGQGFYAWP; from the coding sequence ATGAGCAGCGCCGCAATGAGCACTCCGTCCGCACCCGCCGTCGTGGGCGTGATCGGCGGCGGCCGGATGGGGGCGGGCATCGCCCAGTCGTTCGCGGCCGCGGGCTCGTCCGTGACCGTCGTGGAGAGCGGTGAGCGAGCCGCGGCCGCCGCTCTGGAGCGGGTCGCCACCGGGATGGAGCGGGCCGCCGGGCGCGGCAGGCTCAGCGAGCCCGCCGCGGACGCGCTCGGCCGGGTCTCCGTCGTGGGTTCGGTCGACGAGCTGCCGCGTACGTGCGGCCTCGTCGTCGAGGCCGTCCCCGAGGACGCGTCGCTGAAGGCCCGCCTGCTCACCGCCGCCGAGCGGGTCGTCAGTCCGGCGACCGTGCTGGCCAGCAACACCAGCTCCCTGTCGGTCACCGACCTCGCGGCGGCCCTCTCCCGCCCCGGGCGCTTCCTCGGCATGCACTTCTTCAATCCGGTGCCGGCCTCCGAGCTGATCGAGATCGTCGTCGCGCCGGAGACCGGGGAGGAGACCCTGCGGCTGGCCCTCGACTGGACACGCGCGCTGGGCAAGAAGGACGTCGTCGTCAAGGACTCCCCCGGGTTCGCCAGCAGCCGCCTCGGAGTGACCCTGGGCCTTGAGGCGATCCGCATGGTCGAGGAGGGGGTCGCCGAGCCGGAGGCGATCGACGACGCCATGAGTCTCGGCTACCGGCACCCCATGGGCCCGCTGCGCCTGACCGATCTGGTCGGACTCGACGTACGCCTCGCCATCGCCGAACACCTGCACGCCACGCTCGGGGAGCGCTTCGCGCCGCCGCGGCTGCTGCGTGACAAGGTCGCGCGCGGCGAGCTGGGGCGGAAGACGGGACAGGGTTTCTACGCCTGGCCGTGA
- the paaB gene encoding 1,2-phenylacetyl-CoA epoxidase subunit PaaB, with amino-acid sequence MSDTDGKKDGWPLYEVFVRGKRGLNHVHVGSLHAADDAMALTHARDLYTRRNEGVSIWVVRSQHIAASTRDEKDPFFAPSADKVYRHPTFYDIPDDVPHI; translated from the coding sequence ATGAGCGACACCGACGGCAAGAAGGACGGCTGGCCGCTGTACGAGGTGTTCGTACGGGGCAAGCGCGGCCTGAACCACGTACACGTCGGCTCGTTGCACGCCGCCGACGACGCGATGGCCCTGACCCACGCCCGTGACCTGTACACCCGTCGCAACGAGGGCGTCAGCATCTGGGTGGTGCGCTCGCAGCACATCGCCGCCTCCACCCGCGACGAGAAGGACCCGTTCTTCGCCCCCAGCGCCGACAAGGTCTACCGCCACCCGACCTTCTACGACATCCCCGATGACGTCCCGCACATCTGA
- a CDS encoding enoyl-CoA hydratase/isomerase family protein, whose translation MSTTYETLLVEERDDRVVVTLHRPEARNAISGLMIRELHAVCELLEHDPKLLLLTGHGGVFAGGADIAELLRRGRDEALRGINSRLFERVRRLPMPTLAAVDGWALGGGAELSYACDLRIAGPDAVFGNPEPGLGILAAAGACWRLPELVGESVAKQVLLAGRNLDARAALAAGLVIDVVPGDKLLDAAHALLDRMARSSAAALRLTKLVVDSPGAHPVADDLAQAVLFEGEDKRERMSRFLEKRSRA comes from the coding sequence ATGAGCACCACGTACGAGACGCTCCTGGTCGAGGAGCGCGACGACCGGGTCGTCGTCACCCTGCACCGGCCCGAGGCCCGCAACGCCATCAGCGGGCTGATGATCCGCGAACTGCACGCCGTCTGCGAGCTGTTGGAACATGACCCGAAGCTCCTGCTGCTCACCGGGCACGGCGGGGTCTTCGCCGGCGGCGCCGATATCGCGGAGCTGCTGCGGCGCGGCCGCGACGAGGCCCTGCGGGGCATCAACAGCCGTCTCTTCGAGCGGGTGCGCAGGCTGCCCATGCCGACCCTCGCCGCGGTCGACGGCTGGGCGCTGGGCGGGGGCGCGGAACTGTCGTACGCCTGCGATCTGCGCATCGCGGGACCGGACGCCGTGTTCGGCAACCCCGAGCCGGGACTCGGCATCCTCGCCGCGGCCGGAGCCTGCTGGCGGCTGCCCGAGCTGGTCGGCGAGTCGGTGGCCAAGCAGGTGCTGCTCGCCGGGCGGAATCTGGACGCGCGGGCGGCGCTGGCAGCGGGGCTGGTCATCGATGTCGTACCGGGCGACAAGCTCCTCGACGCGGCGCACGCGCTGCTGGACCGCATGGCGCGCTCCTCGGCCGCGGCCCTGCGTCTCACCAAGCTCGTGGTCGACTCGCCGGGCGCCCACCCGGTCGCCGACGACCTGGCGCAGGCCGTGCTGTTCGAGGGAGAGGACAAGCGGGAGCGGATGAGCCGCTTCCTGGAGAAGAGGAGCAGGGCATGA
- the paaC gene encoding 1,2-phenylacetyl-CoA epoxidase subunit PaaC, with product MSDDHVYLTLAEGHEDDARWAYGTGFEDPLHGVDTTVPEGVDAGELAASCVVLADDALVSAQRLAEWTTRAPELEEEVALANIGLDLLGQARLLYARAGQVDGSGRGEDAYAYFRDADDFRNVRLAELPCGDFAFCVVRLLVLSSWRLAHFERLTASPDPVLAAIAAKGVKELTYHRQYAAEWVVRLGDGTEESHRRTRTALEQVAPYLGELFTAYDVRDEVVAVLRQVTEAGGLPMPVYRPLPGAGRSGDHTEHLAPLLAELQSVARAHPGATW from the coding sequence ATGAGTGACGACCACGTCTACCTGACCCTCGCCGAGGGACACGAGGACGACGCCCGCTGGGCGTACGGCACCGGCTTCGAGGACCCCCTGCACGGAGTCGACACCACCGTGCCCGAGGGGGTCGACGCCGGGGAGCTGGCGGCCTCCTGCGTCGTGCTCGCCGACGACGCGCTGGTCTCCGCCCAGCGACTGGCCGAGTGGACCACCCGCGCCCCCGAGCTGGAGGAGGAGGTGGCGCTCGCCAACATCGGCCTCGATCTGCTCGGCCAGGCCCGCCTGCTCTACGCGCGCGCCGGCCAGGTCGACGGCTCGGGCCGCGGCGAGGACGCGTACGCCTATTTCCGCGACGCCGACGACTTCCGCAACGTACGTCTGGCCGAACTCCCGTGCGGGGACTTCGCGTTCTGCGTCGTGCGGCTCCTGGTGCTGTCCAGCTGGCGGCTCGCGCACTTCGAGCGGCTCACGGCCTCCCCCGACCCCGTCCTCGCGGCGATCGCCGCGAAGGGCGTCAAGGAACTGACCTACCACCGGCAGTACGCGGCCGAGTGGGTGGTCCGGCTGGGCGACGGCACGGAGGAGTCGCACCGCCGGACTCGTACGGCTCTGGAGCAAGTCGCCCCGTACCTGGGTGAGTTGTTCACGGCGTACGACGTACGGGACGAGGTCGTCGCCGTGCTGCGTCAGGTCACGGAGGCGGGCGGACTGCCCATGCCCGTGTACCGGCCGCTGCCCGGAGCCGGCCGCTCCGGTGACCACACCGAGCATCTCGCGCCGCTGCTGGCCGAGTTGCAGAGCGTGGCCCGTGCCCACCCGGGGGCGACATGGTGA
- a CDS encoding FABP family protein has translation MFDPAPEHPYPDADRPDEAPTPHALLKPVLGLLGTWYGRGRGGYPTLTEEFAYAQEVTFSHDGRPFLRYEARAWLLDADEAPLRPSARESGWWRLQPDGRVEALITQPTGIAEIMVGRAADNTVDLSTHEVALAPTAKKVSATRRHYTLADDGTLTFVHDLEAVGQPLQHHLSARLRRKG, from the coding sequence GTGTTCGACCCCGCACCGGAGCACCCGTACCCCGACGCCGACCGGCCGGACGAGGCGCCCACACCGCACGCACTGCTCAAGCCCGTGCTCGGCCTCTTGGGCACTTGGTACGGCCGGGGTCGGGGCGGGTACCCGACGCTCACCGAGGAGTTCGCGTACGCGCAGGAGGTGACCTTCAGTCACGACGGCCGCCCCTTCCTGCGCTACGAGGCCCGGGCCTGGCTGCTCGACGCCGATGAGGCACCGCTGCGTCCGTCGGCCCGCGAGAGCGGCTGGTGGCGGCTTCAGCCCGACGGCCGGGTGGAGGCGCTGATCACCCAGCCCACCGGCATTGCGGAGATCATGGTCGGTCGTGCGGCCGACAACACGGTCGACCTTTCCACCCACGAGGTGGCCCTCGCCCCCACCGCCAAGAAGGTCAGCGCCACCCGCCGCCACTACACGCTGGCCGACGACGGCACGCTCACGTTCGTCCACGACCTGGAGGCGGTCGGTCAGCCGTTGCAGCACCATCTCTCGGCACGGCTGCGACGCAAGGGCTAG
- a CDS encoding IclR family transcriptional regulator, with product MAGHDGPTLITSVRRAFRLLEAVGEHENGVPAKQLARETGLPLATAYHLLRTMVHDGYVRKLDDGGFVLGDKVQTLHTTGRGQALLSRVRPTLAALRDELATAAYLTFYEEGEIRVAEIVDGPRAPRVDLWVGFEDAGHATALGKAVLRELDDGSREDYLSRHHLADLTPRTITSRPELLRRLDSSPLAPAVTDLEEYALGTVCVAVPVYSGDTLGSLGVSMPANRLAQLEDVLERLIPTANRVTRGLSLTI from the coding sequence ATGGCTGGTCACGACGGGCCTACGCTCATCACGTCCGTACGGCGGGCCTTCCGCCTGCTGGAGGCGGTGGGCGAGCACGAGAACGGCGTGCCGGCGAAGCAGCTGGCACGTGAGACGGGTCTGCCCCTGGCCACCGCCTATCACCTGCTGCGCACGATGGTCCACGACGGATACGTACGGAAGCTGGACGACGGCGGGTTCGTCCTGGGTGACAAGGTGCAGACACTGCACACCACAGGGCGCGGGCAGGCGCTGCTCAGCCGGGTCCGTCCCACGCTCGCCGCTCTGCGGGACGAACTCGCGACCGCCGCCTACCTCACGTTCTACGAGGAGGGCGAGATCCGGGTCGCCGAGATCGTCGACGGCCCCCGGGCGCCCCGGGTCGACCTCTGGGTCGGATTCGAGGACGCGGGGCACGCCACCGCGCTCGGCAAGGCGGTGCTGCGAGAACTGGATGACGGCTCCCGCGAGGACTACCTCTCCCGGCATCACCTCGCCGACCTCACGCCACGCACCATCACCAGCCGTCCGGAACTGCTCCGGCGCCTCGACTCCTCACCCTTGGCCCCCGCGGTCACGGACCTGGAGGAGTACGCCCTCGGCACGGTCTGTGTCGCCGTGCCCGTCTACAGCGGGGACACGCTCGGCTCGCTCGGTGTCTCCATGCCGGCCAACCGGCTCGCCCAGCTCGAGGACGTCCTGGAGCGACTGATCCCGACGGCGAATCGTGTGACCAGGGGCCTGTCGCTCACTATCTGA
- a CDS encoding trypsin-like serine peptidase — MPQLLRPEAVRAPLWRRVPGTQDEVGEPSTVYPPDDRTVIYDTSYPWRTCGRVATPGGSASGVMVGRRHMITAGHAIPWLAGGGSDWVTFTPMQYDTSTPYGSAYATRIYVWQHVNGSDGIQSNEAAFDYAVCVLSSGLGDTTGWMGSREYSGSWNGQALWAHIGYPVDIGASMRPVYTTNGIMDSTVSETFGGHNALRIMHRNDVKPGQSGGPYFGWWPGENFPRVVAEQSAENWNMAGGPNAAGGGRSLPDLISYAISTEP, encoded by the coding sequence GTGCCGCAGCTGCTGCGCCCGGAGGCCGTGAGGGCGCCCCTGTGGCGCCGTGTGCCCGGGACACAGGACGAGGTGGGTGAACCGTCCACGGTCTACCCGCCGGACGACCGCACCGTCATCTACGACACGTCGTACCCGTGGCGGACCTGCGGCCGCGTCGCCACTCCCGGCGGCTCGGCCTCGGGCGTCATGGTGGGACGCCGTCACATGATCACCGCCGGCCACGCCATCCCCTGGCTGGCCGGGGGCGGGTCGGACTGGGTCACCTTCACGCCTATGCAGTACGACACGAGCACTCCCTACGGATCCGCCTACGCCACACGCATCTACGTCTGGCAGCACGTGAACGGATCGGACGGGATCCAGTCCAACGAGGCGGCGTTCGACTACGCGGTCTGCGTGTTGAGCAGCGGCCTGGGTGACACCACCGGATGGATGGGCTCACGCGAGTACTCGGGCAGCTGGAACGGACAGGCCCTGTGGGCGCACATCGGCTACCCGGTCGACATCGGTGCGAGCATGCGGCCGGTCTACACGACGAACGGCATCATGGACAGCACGGTGAGCGAAACCTTCGGCGGCCACAACGCGCTGCGGATCATGCACCGCAACGACGTCAAGCCCGGCCAGTCGGGCGGTCCGTACTTCGGCTGGTGGCCGGGCGAGAACTTCCCGCGCGTGGTCGCGGAGCAGAGCGCGGAGAACTGGAACATGGCCGGAGGACCGAACGCCGCCGGCGGCGGGCGGTCACTGCCGGATCTGATCTCGTACGCGATCTCGACCGAGCCCTGA
- the paaE gene encoding 1,2-phenylacetyl-CoA epoxidase subunit PaaE: MDDLMEPAGAPAVRPRTRRRPAFHSLRVAAVQPLCEDAAAVSFDIPAELAEEFAFAPGQSLTLRRAIDGRDERRSYSICSPAGSVPRIGVRVVPGGLFSSWLVKEVRPGDTVEVMAPTGAFTPDLTTPGHHVLIAAGSGITPMVSIAESVLAADSRSTVTLFYGNRRAGTVMFADELADLKDLYPARFELAHVLSREPREAEVLSGRLDAERLSALVDSLVDVAGADHWWLCGPHGMVRDAQQVLAGLGVPGDRVHQELFYADDEPVREVHHQDAATEGPVSQVTITLDGRSTASALRRDRSILDGTQKTRPDLPFACKGGVCGTCRALVTDGKADMRRNFALEPAEVDAGYVLTCQSFPVSETLSVDYDS, encoded by the coding sequence ATGGACGACCTGATGGAGCCGGCCGGCGCCCCGGCGGTACGCCCGCGTACCCGCCGCCGGCCGGCCTTCCACTCCCTGCGGGTCGCCGCCGTGCAGCCCCTGTGCGAGGACGCGGCGGCGGTCAGTTTCGACATCCCCGCGGAGCTGGCCGAGGAGTTCGCCTTCGCCCCCGGGCAGTCGCTCACCCTGCGGCGCGCGATCGACGGCCGCGACGAGCGCCGCTCGTACTCCATCTGCTCTCCGGCCGGATCGGTACCGCGCATCGGGGTGCGGGTGGTGCCGGGCGGGCTGTTCTCCTCCTGGCTCGTGAAGGAGGTGCGCCCCGGTGACACGGTCGAGGTCATGGCCCCGACCGGCGCCTTCACGCCCGACCTCACCACCCCGGGCCACCATGTGCTGATCGCGGCGGGCTCCGGCATCACCCCCATGGTGTCCATCGCCGAGTCGGTCCTGGCCGCGGACTCCCGCTCGACGGTCACCCTCTTCTACGGCAACCGGCGTGCCGGCACCGTGATGTTCGCCGATGAGCTGGCCGACCTGAAGGACCTCTACCCGGCCCGGTTCGAGCTCGCCCACGTCCTCTCCCGCGAACCGCGCGAGGCCGAGGTGCTCTCCGGCCGGCTGGACGCCGAACGGCTGTCCGCGCTCGTGGACTCGCTGGTCGACGTGGCGGGCGCGGACCACTGGTGGCTGTGCGGCCCGCACGGCATGGTCCGTGACGCCCAGCAGGTGCTGGCCGGGCTCGGCGTGCCCGGCGACCGGGTCCACCAGGAGCTGTTCTACGCCGACGACGAGCCCGTACGGGAAGTGCACCACCAGGACGCGGCCACCGAGGGCCCGGTCAGCCAGGTCACCATCACACTCGACGGCCGCTCCACGGCCTCCGCCCTGCGCCGCGACCGGAGCATCCTCGACGGCACCCAGAAGACGCGGCCCGACCTGCCCTTCGCCTGCAAGGGCGGCGTGTGCGGCACCTGCCGGGCCCTGGTCACCGACGGCAAGGCCGACATGCGCCGCAACTTCGCCCTCGAACCCGCCGAGGTCGACGCCGGCTATGTCCTTACCTGCCAGTCCTTCCCCGTCTCCGAGACCCTGAGCGTGGACTACGACAGCTGA
- a CDS encoding metal-dependent hydrolase: MQVSTYLKDTYREQADTQVIAVGSQEGAPWVAVADCLFHPQGGGQPADRGWLDGSEVVPVRDHESGLIVVRAPEGAGLPVFTEGQPVKARIDLEARKTHAALHTAGHLIEAAGRAQGWTCAGNIHFPGQARIEFTADRPDARPADPQGREELTAALRETVAAAIAEDLPVTADHDEQGQRIVRLGALHAAPCGGTHVRSLADLAEVALPTLKVKKGRIRVSYTATHRPR; the protein is encoded by the coding sequence ATGCAGGTCAGCACATACCTCAAGGACACCTACCGGGAACAGGCCGACACACAGGTGATCGCCGTGGGAAGCCAGGAGGGAGCGCCATGGGTGGCGGTCGCGGACTGCCTGTTCCACCCGCAGGGTGGTGGCCAGCCCGCCGACCGGGGGTGGCTGGACGGGAGCGAGGTCGTCCCGGTGCGGGACCACGAGTCCGGGCTGATCGTGGTGAGGGCGCCCGAAGGGGCTGGATTGCCGGTCTTCACGGAGGGACAGCCGGTCAAGGCCCGGATCGACCTGGAGGCGCGTAAGACGCATGCGGCGCTGCATACGGCCGGGCACCTGATCGAGGCGGCCGGCCGCGCCCAGGGATGGACCTGTGCCGGGAACATCCACTTCCCCGGTCAGGCGCGGATCGAGTTCACCGCGGACCGGCCGGATGCCCGGCCGGCCGACCCGCAGGGGCGGGAAGAGCTGACCGCCGCCCTGCGGGAGACGGTCGCGGCGGCCATCGCCGAGGACCTGCCCGTGACCGCGGACCACGACGAGCAGGGGCAGCGCATCGTGCGCCTGGGGGCCCTGCACGCCGCGCCCTGCGGTGGTACCCATGTGCGCAGCCTCGCCGACCTCGCCGAGGTGGCCCTGCCGACACTGAAGGTCAAGAAGGGCCGTATCCGCGTCTCCTACACCGCCACGCACAGGCCCCGTTGA
- a CDS encoding PP2C family protein-serine/threonine phosphatase, with the protein MAAAAPVLPVLFVCAIVLIGVVGVSGMIWLPLFAVGPALAATTSGPRGVLCVGLLAAVLGATLGARDGVPAHELSAVLSALVAVTLASGLASALRGRRERVLAAVRSVAEAAQHALLKPVPATVGPFQVAVRYSAAAAEARIGGDLYALVPTPYGVRLIVGDVRGKGLPAVSTAALVLGVFREAAYDEPDLLAVVDRIERSLARNLGPDDFVTAVVAGYPQAGHLELVNCGHAPPLLVRASGCVVAVEPVDPAPPLGLRALTSETPSLHVLPFADGDQLLLYTDGVTEARNHSREFYPLAQGLARHLSDEPARTLTALHDELLAHVGGRLHDDAALLLLQKPAAPGPAVPGPAVPEPAMPTQL; encoded by the coding sequence ATGGCCGCCGCTGCGCCCGTCCTGCCCGTGCTGTTCGTCTGCGCCATCGTGCTCATCGGCGTCGTCGGTGTGTCGGGCATGATCTGGCTGCCGCTGTTCGCGGTCGGCCCCGCGCTGGCCGCCACCACCAGCGGGCCGCGCGGAGTCCTCTGTGTCGGCCTGCTCGCCGCGGTGCTGGGCGCGACGCTCGGAGCCAGGGACGGTGTTCCGGCCCACGAGCTGTCGGCGGTGCTGTCCGCCCTGGTGGCCGTCACTCTGGCGAGTGGTCTGGCCAGTGCGCTGCGCGGGCGTCGTGAGCGGGTGCTCGCGGCCGTCCGTTCGGTCGCGGAGGCCGCCCAGCACGCGCTTCTCAAGCCGGTACCCGCGACCGTGGGTCCGTTCCAGGTGGCTGTCCGCTACAGCGCCGCGGCGGCGGAGGCCCGTATCGGCGGGGATCTCTACGCACTCGTGCCCACCCCGTACGGAGTCAGGCTGATCGTCGGCGATGTGCGCGGCAAGGGGCTGCCGGCCGTGAGCACCGCCGCACTGGTGCTCGGTGTCTTCCGTGAGGCCGCCTACGACGAGCCCGATCTCCTCGCCGTCGTCGACAGGATCGAGCGGAGCCTGGCGCGCAACCTCGGTCCCGACGACTTCGTCACCGCCGTGGTCGCCGGATACCCGCAGGCAGGGCATCTGGAGCTGGTCAACTGCGGACACGCGCCTCCGCTGCTGGTTCGCGCGTCCGGGTGCGTCGTGGCGGTCGAACCCGTCGATCCGGCCCCGCCCCTGGGGCTGCGCGCCCTCACGAGCGAGACTCCCAGCCTCCATGTGCTGCCCTTCGCCGACGGGGATCAGCTGCTGCTCTACACCGACGGGGTCACCGAGGCCCGCAACCACAGCCGTGAGTTCTACCCGCTCGCCCAAGGGCTGGCACGCCACTTGTCCGACGAGCCCGCGCGCACCCTCACCGCGCTCCACGACGAACTGCTGGCCCATGTGGGCGGCCGGCTGCACGACGACGCGGCGCTGCTTCTGCTCCAGAAGCCGGCCGCTCCCGGGCCGGCGGTTCCCGGACCGGCCGTCCCGGAACCGGCGATGCCGACGCAGCTGTAG